In a genomic window of Drosophila takahashii strain IR98-3 E-12201 chromosome 3L, DtakHiC1v2, whole genome shotgun sequence:
- the Uch-L5 gene encoding ubiquitin carboxyl-terminal hydrolase isozyme L5 translates to MGDGAGNWCLIESDPGVFTELIREFGCDGAQVEEIWSLDSESFKNLEPIHGLIFLFKWVQEDEPAGKVVLDRENIFFAKQVINNACATQAILSLLMNLEHEDIKLGETLTNFKEFCQCFDPYNKGLTLSNASQIRTVHNSFARQTLFELDMKNQNKDEDVYHFVGYMPIGGRLYELDGLREGPIDLGEIRPEQNWIDVVRPIIEKRMQRYSDGEIHFNLMALISDRQRIYEQQIDKLLNPAPNAMDTEEDRQTEISSLRTYIQYEIQKKKRYKVENVRRKHNYLPFIVELLKMLGETGQLMPIYEKAKQRALDREQAQRKKETN, encoded by the exons GGTGTCTCATCGAATCCGATCCCGGAGTGTTCACGGAGCTGATTCGCGAGTTCG GCTGCGATGGCGCCCAGGTGGAGGAGATCTGGAGCCTGGACAGCGAGTCCTTCAAGAATCTGGAGCCCATCCACGGCCTGATCTTCCTGTTCAAGTGGGTGCAGGAGGATGAGCCCGCCGGCAAAGTGGTCCTGGATCGGGAGAACATCTTCTTTGCCAAGCAGGTGATCAACAATGCCTGCGCCACCCAGGCGATCCTGAGCCTGCTGATGAACCTGGAGCACGAGGACATCAAGCTGGGCGAGACGCTGACCAACTTCAAGGAGTTCTGCCAGTGCTTCGATCCCTACAACAAGGGTCTGACCCTCAGCAACGCCAGTCAGATCCGCACGGTGCACAACTCCTTTGCCCGCCAGACGCTCTTCGAGCTGGACATGAAGAACCAGAACAAGGACGAGGATGTGTACCACTTTGTGGGCTACATGCCCATCGGCGGGCGACTCTACGAGCTGGATGGCCTGCGCGAGGGACCCATCGATCTCGGGGAGATCAGGCCCGAGCAGAACTGGATCGATGTGGTGCGTCCAATCATCGAGAAGCGCATGCAGCGCTACAGCGACGGCGAGATCCACTTCAACCTGATGGCCCTGATCTCGGACAGGCAGCGCATCTACGAGCAGCAGATCGACAAGCTGCTCAACCCGGCACCCAATGCCATGGACACCGAGGAGGACCGACAGACGGAGATCAGCAGTCTGCGCACCTACATTCAGTACGAGATCCAGAAGAAGAAGCGCTACAAGGTGGAGAATGTGCGGCGCAAGCACAACTACTTGCCCTTCATCGTGGAGCTGCTGAAGATGCTCGGCGAGACCGGGCAGTTGATGCCCATTTACGAGAAGGCCAAGCAGAGGGCGCTGGATCGCGAGCAGGCCCAGCGCAAAAAGGAGACCAACTAG